Proteins encoded within one genomic window of Flavobacterium gilvum:
- a CDS encoding sensor histidine kinase — MKINFKKSYKFAIKSALYISLFVSGFCMILSEMLFKSSFADMLLFGFISLFFVYVFSFFVLQYRVERFIYRRVKKIYDDVSLLESSTFINKPITTDMETLTREVKKFATDKKLEIEMLQIREEYRREFLGNVSHELKTPLFTVQGYLSTLIDGAMEDKSIRKKYLKRAEKGVERLIYIVEDLDMITKLESGDLNLDFTKFDLVKLIKNVFDLLEMKADKKGITLAFENDNIQPIFVNGDKDKIQQVVENLIVNSIKYGKEDGLTEVSIVNLTNKKVLVRISDNGEGIEAHNIPRLFERFYRVDKSGSRTEGGSGLGLSIVKHILEAHKEKIYVESEFGIGSEFSFTLEKTYITDQFGLKTKIN, encoded by the coding sequence ATGAAAATCAATTTCAAGAAAAGTTACAAGTTTGCGATAAAATCGGCATTGTATATTAGTTTATTTGTTTCAGGATTTTGCATGATTTTATCTGAGATGCTGTTCAAATCTTCATTTGCAGACATGTTGTTGTTTGGTTTTATCAGCCTCTTTTTTGTCTACGTATTTTCATTTTTTGTTTTACAATATCGAGTGGAACGCTTTATTTACCGAAGGGTGAAGAAAATTTATGACGACGTGTCACTATTAGAATCAAGTACCTTTATCAATAAACCGATCACTACCGATATGGAAACATTGACAAGGGAAGTAAAGAAGTTTGCAACCGATAAAAAACTGGAAATAGAAATGCTTCAGATACGTGAAGAGTATCGAAGAGAATTTCTTGGTAATGTTTCCCACGAACTCAAAACGCCTTTGTTTACAGTTCAGGGTTACTTATCAACGCTGATTGATGGCGCGATGGAAGATAAATCAATCAGAAAGAAATATTTGAAACGCGCCGAAAAAGGAGTGGAGCGATTGATTTATATAGTCGAAGATTTGGATATGATTACCAAATTGGAATCTGGGGATTTGAATCTTGATTTTACAAAATTTGATTTAGTAAAACTCATTAAGAACGTTTTTGATTTGCTGGAAATGAAAGCCGATAAAAAAGGAATTACTTTGGCATTCGAAAATGATAATATTCAGCCCATTTTTGTAAATGGAGATAAAGACAAAATTCAGCAGGTAGTCGAAAATTTAATTGTAAATTCCATAAAATATGGAAAAGAAGACGGTCTGACCGAAGTTTCGATTGTGAATTTAACCAATAAAAAAGTATTGGTACGCATATCGGATAACGGCGAAGGAATAGAAGCTCATAATATACCAAGACTTTTTGAGCGTTTTTACAGAGTGGATAAAAGCGGCTCCCGTACCGAAGGAGGTTCTGGTTTAGGACTTTCCATTGTAAAACATATTCTCGAAGCCCATAAAGAAAAAATTTATGTGGAAAGTGAATTTGGAATCGGTTCCGAGTTTTCTTTTACACTCGAAAAAACCTACATCACAGATCAGTTTGGTCTAAAAACGAAAATAAATTAA
- a CDS encoding porin, whose protein sequence is MKKVIVAIMISLCGIITAQEVEKDTVKKVSLDSLAATVNDHSMKLAGYEEKFSGLEAIVNELNKIKVSGYIQAQYEMYDTWSSDGTIHGVPVSGTTSYEDNSFYIRRARIKFTYKPIDGVNFVLQPNYEVHQVTLKDAYVQLNDRWLNTFSLWVGQFNRPTYEIEYSSASREFAERTLMTRTLYPTERDQGVKLEADFATKYNFPLKLQVAVLNGNFGEGSLASQAKDVDNAKDLMARGVYSVKMLSNSLGIDFGAHTYLGKTTVIAQTTPPTVFSDVNNNPFIPKVGDRLNKELFGGELQAYYDFLGGLSLKGEYIRGTYSGTTNAAQVNSLFNANKIRNVEGYYISFVKNIGKVNTASIRYDVFDPNTKMSGNAITNAGDLRYNNWTYAWQYFFNDNIKLMACYVMPINEKSQNAGEDFKIDKHDNIFTLRVQARF, encoded by the coding sequence ATGAAAAAAGTTATAGTTGCAATAATGATATCGTTATGTGGTATTATCACTGCTCAAGAAGTTGAAAAAGATACAGTAAAAAAAGTCAGTCTGGATTCGTTGGCTGCAACTGTCAATGATCATTCAATGAAATTAGCAGGTTATGAAGAAAAATTTTCCGGTTTGGAAGCGATTGTTAATGAGCTGAATAAGATTAAAGTTTCAGGTTATATTCAGGCTCAGTACGAAATGTATGATACTTGGTCGTCTGACGGGACGATACATGGTGTTCCTGTTAGCGGTACTACTTCATACGAGGATAATTCGTTTTATATCAGGAGAGCAAGGATTAAATTCACTTATAAACCTATTGATGGTGTGAATTTTGTTTTGCAGCCTAACTATGAAGTGCATCAGGTTACTTTGAAAGATGCTTACGTTCAGTTAAATGACCGTTGGCTTAATACATTCTCTTTATGGGTTGGACAATTTAATAGACCTACTTATGAAATAGAATATTCTTCGGCATCAAGAGAATTTGCAGAAAGAACTTTAATGACAAGAACACTTTATCCGACAGAAAGAGATCAGGGAGTTAAATTAGAAGCTGATTTTGCGACCAAATACAACTTTCCTTTAAAATTACAAGTCGCTGTACTTAACGGTAACTTCGGAGAAGGATCATTGGCTAGCCAGGCAAAAGACGTTGATAACGCCAAAGATCTAATGGCTAGAGGAGTTTATTCTGTGAAAATGTTGAGTAATTCATTGGGAATAGATTTTGGAGCGCACACTTATCTTGGAAAAACTACTGTAATTGCTCAAACAACACCTCCTACAGTATTTTCAGATGTAAACAATAATCCATTTATTCCTAAAGTAGGAGATAGATTGAATAAAGAATTATTTGGCGGAGAACTGCAAGCCTATTATGATTTCCTTGGAGGATTGTCTTTAAAAGGAGAGTATATCAGAGGAACCTATTCTGGAACGACAAATGCTGCTCAGGTTAATTCATTATTTAATGCAAATAAAATAAGAAACGTAGAAGGTTATTATATTTCATTTGTTAAAAACATAGGTAAAGTCAATACCGCTTCTATACGATATGATGTTTTTGACCCTAATACAAAAATGTCTGGAAACGCGATTACAAATGCAGGTGATTTGAGATACAATAACTGGACTTACGCATGGCAATATTTTTTCAATGACAACATAAAATTAATGGCATGTTATGTTATGCCAATAAATGAGAAATCTCAAAACGCCGGTGAGGATTTTAAAATTGACAAACACGATAATATATTCACTCTAAGAGTACAAGCTAGATTCTAA
- a CDS encoding PstS family phosphate ABC transporter substrate-binding protein has translation MKTTKLKVALFVLVVMGIGFSFTTLNKVTVKGSDTMVILSQKWAEVYMKKNPGATIQVTGGGSGVGLAALINGSTDIANSSRPIKSSEVEKLKARYNTLGVEIPCAKDGLSVYLNKANPVTALTLKQIGQIFAGKITNWNEVGGPDAPIKLYGRESSSGTFGFFKDNVVKTDFSPSCQTLPGTAAIVNAVKKDKFSIGYGGAAYAEGVKDCAVKKDDKSPGILPTAATIKNHTYPISRYLYMYLKSKPTGEIKAFVDWILSPEGQALIADVGYYPLK, from the coding sequence ATGAAAACAACAAAATTAAAAGTAGCATTATTTGTTCTGGTTGTAATGGGAATAGGATTTTCATTTACCACTCTAAATAAAGTGACCGTAAAAGGTTCTGACACAATGGTTATTTTGTCCCAAAAATGGGCTGAAGTATATATGAAAAAAAATCCGGGAGCCACTATTCAGGTTACAGGCGGTGGTTCTGGAGTAGGTTTGGCAGCATTGATAAATGGTTCTACAGATATCGCCAATTCAAGCCGTCCTATCAAATCTTCGGAAGTAGAAAAACTAAAAGCAAGATACAACACACTTGGAGTTGAGATTCCTTGTGCCAAAGATGGTTTGTCTGTTTATTTGAACAAAGCAAATCCGGTTACAGCCCTTACTCTTAAACAAATTGGACAAATATTTGCAGGTAAAATCACAAACTGGAATGAAGTAGGAGGACCAGATGCACCAATCAAATTATATGGTAGAGAAAGCAGTTCTGGTACTTTTGGTTTCTTCAAAGACAATGTGGTAAAAACTGATTTTTCTCCATCTTGCCAAACTTTGCCTGGAACTGCAGCAATTGTAAATGCCGTAAAAAAAGATAAATTTTCTATAGGTTACGGTGGAGCGGCTTATGCTGAAGGTGTAAAAGACTGTGCAGTAAAAAAAGACGATAAAAGTCCAGGTATTTTGCCAACAGCTGCTACAATCAAAAATCATACTTACCCTATTTCAAGATACTTATATATGTATTTGAAATCGAAACCAACAGGTGAGATTAAAGCGTTTGTTGATTGGATTTTAAGTCCAGAAGGGCAAGCACTTATTGCTGATGTTGGTTATTATCCTTTAAAATAA